In one Procambarus clarkii isolate CNS0578487 chromosome 29, FALCON_Pclarkii_2.0, whole genome shotgun sequence genomic region, the following are encoded:
- the LOC138369747 gene encoding uncharacterized protein, giving the protein MGGASCGDTVRRMMRRIGTYGVWSQYSLVGRKRKRVFKTLDICNVIIKACINTHTNATERDVETSIADMLKNAPNKHGGNRYKGGEARIHVHHIAESDMTNNENSGEPGAWHTAESSLMSI; this is encoded by the exons atgggcggtgcaagctgtggagacacagtgagacgaatgatgaggaggatagggacctatggggtctggtctcagtattcactcgttgggcgcaagaggaaacgtgtcttcaaaaccttggatatttgtaatgtaataataa aagcctgtatcaacacccacactaatgcaactgaaagagatgttgagacaagtattgctgatatgttgaagaacgccccaaacaaacacggtggaaacagatacaag ggtggtgaagcaagaatacatgtgcatcacatagcagagtcggatatgacgaataatgaaaacagcggagagcctggtgcatggcataccgctgaatcttctctaatgtctatatag